A stretch of Phragmites australis chromosome 12, lpPhrAust1.1, whole genome shotgun sequence DNA encodes these proteins:
- the LOC133886410 gene encoding glycine-rich cell wall structural protein-like → MAARQHGSRVGRGVAARLRCKVAWWHDGGVLRPGARPLGGGTGWDGAAQRCGGQLGSKARMPGAGRQGGWDEVAGDRGQGGRATGQGRARRPGNRVGKTGAGLPGGGVTGRRGKEAGGRASWGSDGEGMDSSYPFRPTVSRRRPRHGQASHAMPARPIYPCAWVVPTMSCLGLAQ, encoded by the coding sequence ATGGCGGCGAGGCAGCATGGGAGTAGGGTGGGGCGGGGCGTGGCGGCCAGGCTACGATGCAAGGTGGCATGGTGGCACGATGGTGGGGTATTGAGGCCGGGGGCGAGGCCACTGGGCGGCGGGACGGGGTGGGACGGGGCAGCACAGCGGTGTGGCGGGCAGTTGGGTAGCAAGGCAAGGATGCCAGGGGCGGGGCGGCAAGGTGGGTGGGATGAGGTGGCCGGGGACCGGGGGCAGGGTGGCCGAGCGACGGGGCAAGGCAGGGCTAGGCGACCAGGCAACAGGGTGGGAAAGACGGGGGCGGGGCTGCCGGGTGGCGGGGTGACCGGGCGGCGAGGCAAGGAGGCTGGGGGCAGGGCATCATGGGGATCAGATGGGGAGGGGATGGATAGTTCGTACCCATTCCGGCCCACCGTGTCGAGGcgtcggcccaggcacggccagGCTAGCCATGCAATGCCAGCCCGGCCCATCTATCCTTGTGCCTGGGTCGTGCCTACAATGTCGTGCCTCGGGCTGGCACAGTAA